In the genome of Apodemus sylvaticus chromosome 2, mApoSyl1.1, whole genome shotgun sequence, one region contains:
- the Trh gene encoding thyrotropin releasing hormone gives MPGPWLLLALALIFTLTGIPESCALLEAAQEEGAVTPDLPGLEKVQVRPERGFLPKDLQRVRGDLGAALDSWITKRQHPGKREEEEDMEAEERGDLGEVGAWRPHKRQHPGRRANQDKYSWADVEDSDWLPPSWLPDFFLDSWFSDAPQVKRQHPGRRSFPWMETDVTKRQHPGRRFIDPELQRSWEEKEGEGVLMPERRQHPGKRALGRPCGPKGICDQKVLLQLLGDLSRGQETLVKQSPQLEALDRGPLEE, from the exons ATGCCAGGACCTTGGCTGCTGCTGGCTCTGGCTTTGATCTTTACCCTAACTGGTATCCCTGAATCCTGCGCCTTGCTGGAGGCAGCCCAGGAGGAAGGTGCAGTGACTCCTGACCTTCCTGGCCTGGAGAAAGTCCAGGTCCGGCCGGAACGTGGATTCTTGCCGAAAGACCTTCAGCGGGTGCGAGGGGACCTCGGTGCTGCCTTAG aTTCCTGGATCACAAAACGCCAGCATccaggcaagagggaggaggaggaagacatggAAGCTGAAGAGAGGGGAGACTTGGGAGAAGTGGGAGCATGGAGACCCCACAAACGACAGCACCCTGGCCGACGTGCCAACCAGGACAAGTATTCATGGGCAGACGTGGAGGACAGCGACTGGCTGCCTCCGTCCTGGTTACCAGATTTCTTTCTGGATTCCTGGTTCTCAGACGCCCCCCAAGTCAAGCGGCAGCACCCTGGCAGGCGATCCTTCCCCTGGATGGAGACTGATGTCACCAAGAGGCAGCATCCAGGCCGGAGGTTCATAGACCCTGAGCTCCAGAGAAGCTgggaggaaaaagagggagagggtgtCTTAATGCCTGAGAGACGCCAGCACCCTGGCAAAAGGGCATTGGGTCGCCCTTGTGGGCCCAAGGGGATTTGTGACCAAAAAGTCCTTCTCCAGCTTCTAGGTGATCTGAGCAGGGGCCAGGAGACCCTGGTGAAGCAAAGCCCACAGCTGGAAGCCTTGGACAGGGGACCTCTGGAGGAGTAA